The proteins below come from a single Orcinus orca chromosome 6, mOrcOrc1.1, whole genome shotgun sequence genomic window:
- the ADAMTSL2 gene encoding ADAMTS-like protein 2 isoform X1: MVRFSLRILPSSQDVPDPQMGQDPRPTAPWEVPQRPPWRSEPRLRATHPGGCVLLSRARGRQARPARCSSLLLTVVGPLTQDNSPTSNSLEVGTDATAYWWGEWTKWTACSRSCGAGVTSQERHCLQQRRTSVMGTGNRTCTGTSKRYQLCRVQECPPDGRSFREEQCISFNSRVYNGRTHQWKPLYPDDYVHISSKPCDLHCTTVDGQRQLMVPARDGTSCKLADLRGVCVSGKCEPIGCDGVLFSTHTLDKCGVCQGDGSSCTHVTGNYRKGNTHLGYSLVTHIPAGARDIQIVERKKSADVLALADEAGYYFFNGNFKVDSPKNFNIAGTVVKYRRPMDVYETGIEYIVAQGPTNQGLNVMVWNQNGKSPSITFEYTLLQPPHAHRIQPVYYSFSEPTADSTESQELDGAGLVGFLQHNGSLYGQASSEQLGLDNRLFGHRGPGIELGLSKGQETNEVCAQASGRACEGPPRGKGFRDGNATGTAHAGHQDDQETGAHFTSQELLSANAISDQLLDTDSDSREVPLNETSNSIFAQGAPRGSPADSLYVEYEENEGAGAYLLNGSYLELSTDRVANTSSEAPFPNASASLPALAGNRTQKARTRPKTRKHGVSPADMYRWKLSSHEPCSSTCTTGVMSTYAMCVRYDGIEVDDSYCDALTRPEPVQEFCAGRECQPRWETSSWSECSRTCGEGYQFRIVRCWKMLSPGFDSSVYSDLCEAAEAVRPEERKTCRNPACGPQWEMSEWSECTAKCGERSVVTRDIRCSEDETLCDPNTRPVGEKDCTGPPCDRQWTVSDWGPCSGSCGQGRMIRHVYCKTSDGRVVPESQCQMEAKPLAIHPCGDKNCPAHWLAQDWERCNTTCGRGVKKRLVLCMELANGKPQTRNGPECGLAKKPPEESTCFERPCFKWYTSPWSECTKTCGVGVRMRDVKCYQGTDIVRGCDPLVKPVGRQACDLQPCPTEPPDDSCQDQPGTNCALAIKVNLCGHWYYSKACCRSCRPPHS, translated from the exons ATGGTTAGGTTCAGCCTCAGGATCCTGCCAAGCTCCCAGGATGTTCCAGATCCCCAGATGGGGCAGGACCCGAGGCCCACGGCTCCCTGGGAGGTCCCCCAGCGACCGCCCTGGAGATCTGAGCCTAGGCTTCGAGCAACCCACCCAGGGGGCTGTGTCCTCCTGTCCAGGGCACGGGGACGGCAGGCCCGTCCGGCCAGGTGCTCCAGCCTCCTTCTAACTGTCGTGGGGCCTCTCACCCAGGACAACAGCCCAACATCCAACAGCCTGGAGGTGGGCACCGATGCCACCGCCTACTGGTGGGGAGAGTGGACCAAGTGGACGGCGTGTTCCCGCAGCTGCGGGGCTGGGGTGACATCCCAGGAGCGGCACTGCCTGCAGCAGAG GAGGACGTCTGTCATGGGCACTGGGAACCGGACCTGCACGGGCACGTCCAAGAGGTACCAGCTCTGCAGAGTACAG GAGTGTCCGCCGGACGGGAGGAGCTTCCGCGAGGAGCAGTGCATCTCCTTCAACTCCCGTGTGTACAACGGGCGGACGCACCAGTGGAAGCCGCTCTATCCTG ATGACTATGTGCACATCTCCAGCAAGCCGTGCGACCTGCACTGCACCACCGTGGACGGCCAGCGCCAACTCATGGTCCCCGCCCGCGACGGCACGTCCTGCAAGCTTGCCGACCTGCGAGGGGTCTGCGTGTCTGGAAAATGTGAG CCCATCGGCTGTGACGGGGTGCTCTTCTCCACCCACACGCTGGACAAGTGTGGCGTCTGCCAGGGGGACGGAAGCAGCTGCACCCACGTGACAGGCAACTACCGCAAGGGGAACACCCACCTGG GTTACTCTCTGGTGACCCACATCCCGGCCGGCGCCCGAGACATCCAGATTGTGGAACGGAAGAAGTCTGCGGACGTCCTAG CTCTTGCAGATGAAGCCGGCTACTACTTCTTCAATGGCAACTTCAAGGTGGACAGCCCCAAGAACTTCAACATCGCCGGCACCGTGGTCAAGTACCGGCGGCCCATGGACGTGTACGAGACGGGAATCGAGTACATCGTGGCGCAGGGGCCCACCAACCAGGGCCTGAACGTCATG gTGTGGAACCAGAACGGCAAAAGCCCTTCCATCACCTTCGAGTACACGCTGCTGCAGCCGCCGCACGCCCACCGCATCCAGCCCGTCTACTACAGCTTCTCAGAGCCCACCGCAGACAGCACGGAGAGCCAGGAGCTGgacggggctgggctggtgggctTCCTTCAGCACAACGGCTCCCTCTACGGCCAGGCCtcctcggagcagctgggcctggacAACCGACTGTTCGGCCACCGGGGCCCGGGGATCGAGCTGGGTCTGAGCAAAGGCCAGGAGACCAACGAGGTGTGCGCGCAGGCCAGCGGCAGGGCCTGCGAGGGGCCCCCCAGGGGCAAGGGCTTCCGAG ACGGCAACGCCACCGGGACGGCTCATGCGGGACACCAGGATGACCAAGAGACCGGCGCCCATTTTACCTCCCAGGAGCTCCTCTCGGCCAACGCCATCTCCGACCAGCTCCTGGACACGGACTCCGACTCCAGGGAGGTCCCCCTCAATGAGACCAGCAACAGCATCTTTGCACAGGGCGCCCCGAGGGGCTCCCCGGCCGACAGCCTCTACGTCGAGTACGAGGAGAACGAGGGAGCCGGTGCTTACCTGCTCAACGGGTCCTACCTGGAGCTGAGCACTGACAGAGTGGCCAACACCTCCTCCGAGGCCCCGTTCCCCAACGCCAGTGCCAGCCTCCCTGCCTTGGCTGGGAACAGGACGCAGAAAGCCAG GACCAGGCCCAAGACGCGCAAGCACGGCGTGAGTCCCGCGGACATGTACCGGTGGAAGCTCTCGTCCCACGAGCCCTGCAGCTCCACCTGCACCACAG GGGTCATGTCGACGTATGCCATGTGCGTCCGCTATGATGGCATCGAGGTGGACGACAGCTACTGCGACGCCCTGACCCGGCCCGAGCCTGTCCAGGAGTTCTGTGCAGGGAGGGAGTGCCAGCCCAG GTGGGAGACTAGCAGCTGGAGCGAGTGCTCGCGCACCTGCGGCGAGGGCTACCAGTTCCGCATCGTGCGCTGCTGGAAGATGCTCTCGCCCGGCTTCGACAGCTCCGTGTACAGTGACCTGTGCGAGGCGGCCGAAGCCGTGCGGCCCGAGGAGCGCAAGACGTGCCGGAACCCGGCCTGCGGGCCGCAGTGGGAGATGTCTGAGTGGTCAGAG TGCACGGCCAAGTGTGGGGAACGCAGCGTGGTGACCAGGGACATCCGCTGCTCGGAGGATGAGACACTGTGTGACCCCAACACCAGGCCTGTGGGGGAGAAGGACTGCACGGGCCCTCCTTGCGACCGCCAGTGGACAGTCTCCGACTGGGGGCCG TGCAGTGGGAGCTGCGGGCAGGGCCGCATGATCAGACACGTGTACTGCAAGACCAGCGACGGACGGGTGGTGCCCGAGTCTCAGTGCCAGATGGAGGCCAAGCCTCTGGCCATCCACCCCTGCGGGGACAAGAACTGCCCCGCCCACTGGCTGGCCCAGGACTGGGAACGG TGCAACACCACCTGTGGCCGAGGTGTGAAAAAGAGGCTGGTACTGTGCATGGAGCTGGCCAACGGGAAGCCGCAGACGCGCAACGGCCCCGAGTGCGGCCTGGCCAAGAAGCCCCCGGAGGAGAGCACGTGCTTCGAGAGGCCCTGCTTCAAGTGGTACACCAGCCCCTGGTCTGAG TGCACCAAGACCTGCGGGGTGGGAGTGCGGATGCGAGACGTAAAGTGCTACCAAGGCACCGACATCGTCCGGGGCTGCGACCCGCTGGTGAAGCCCGTTGGCAGACAGGCCTGTGACCTGCAGCCTTGCCCCACGGAGCCCCCAG ACGACAGCTGCCAGGACCAGCCGGGCACCAACTGCGCCCTGGCCATCAAGGTGAACCTCTGCGGCCACTGGTACTACAGCAAGGCATGCTGTCGCTCCTGCCGGCCCCCCCACTCCTAG
- the ADAMTSL2 gene encoding ADAMTS-like protein 2 isoform X3, whose protein sequence is MVRFSLRILPSSQDVPDPQMGQDPRPTAPWEVPQRPPWRSEPRLRATHPGGCVLLSRARGRQARPARCSSLLLTVVGPLTQDNSPTSNSLEVGTDATAYWWGEWTKWTACSRSCGAGVTSQERHCLQQRRTSVMGTGNRTCTGTSKRYQLCRVQECPPDGRSFREEQCISFNSRVYNGRTHQWKPLYPDDYVHISSKPCDLHCTTVDGQRQLMVPARDGTSCKLADLRGVCVSGKCEPIGCDGVLFSTHTLDKCGVCQGDGSSCTHVTGNYRKGNTHLGYSLVTHIPAGARDIQIVERKKSADVLALADEAGYYFFNGNFKVDSPKNFNIAGTVVKYRRPMDVYETGIEYIVAQGPTNQGLNVMVWNQNGKSPSITFEYTLLQPPHAHRIQPVYYSFSEPTADSTESQELDGAGLVGFLQHNGSLYGQASSEQLGLDNRLFGHRGPGIELGLSKGQETNEVCAQASGRACEGPPRGKGFRDGNATGTAHAGHQDDQETGAHFTSQELLSANAISDQLLDTDSDSREVPLNETSNSIFAQGAPRGSPADSLYVEYEENEGAGAYLLNGSYLELSTDRVANTSSEAPFPNASASLPALAGNRTQKARTRPKTRKHGVSPADMYRWKLSSHEPCSSTCTTGVMSTYAMCVRYDGIEVDDSYCDALTRPEPVQEFCAGRECQPSSVYSDLCEAAEAVRPEERKTCRNPACGPQWEMSEWSECTAKCGERSVVTRDIRCSEDETLCDPNTRPVGEKDCTGPPCDRQWTVSDWGPCSGSCGQGRMIRHVYCKTSDGRVVPESQCQMEAKPLAIHPCGDKNCPAHWLAQDWERCNTTCGRGVKKRLVLCMELANGKPQTRNGPECGLAKKPPEESTCFERPCFKWYTSPWSECTKTCGVGVRMRDVKCYQGTDIVRGCDPLVKPVGRQACDLQPCPTEPPDDSCQDQPGTNCALAIKVNLCGHWYYSKACCRSCRPPHS, encoded by the exons ATGGTTAGGTTCAGCCTCAGGATCCTGCCAAGCTCCCAGGATGTTCCAGATCCCCAGATGGGGCAGGACCCGAGGCCCACGGCTCCCTGGGAGGTCCCCCAGCGACCGCCCTGGAGATCTGAGCCTAGGCTTCGAGCAACCCACCCAGGGGGCTGTGTCCTCCTGTCCAGGGCACGGGGACGGCAGGCCCGTCCGGCCAGGTGCTCCAGCCTCCTTCTAACTGTCGTGGGGCCTCTCACCCAGGACAACAGCCCAACATCCAACAGCCTGGAGGTGGGCACCGATGCCACCGCCTACTGGTGGGGAGAGTGGACCAAGTGGACGGCGTGTTCCCGCAGCTGCGGGGCTGGGGTGACATCCCAGGAGCGGCACTGCCTGCAGCAGAG GAGGACGTCTGTCATGGGCACTGGGAACCGGACCTGCACGGGCACGTCCAAGAGGTACCAGCTCTGCAGAGTACAG GAGTGTCCGCCGGACGGGAGGAGCTTCCGCGAGGAGCAGTGCATCTCCTTCAACTCCCGTGTGTACAACGGGCGGACGCACCAGTGGAAGCCGCTCTATCCTG ATGACTATGTGCACATCTCCAGCAAGCCGTGCGACCTGCACTGCACCACCGTGGACGGCCAGCGCCAACTCATGGTCCCCGCCCGCGACGGCACGTCCTGCAAGCTTGCCGACCTGCGAGGGGTCTGCGTGTCTGGAAAATGTGAG CCCATCGGCTGTGACGGGGTGCTCTTCTCCACCCACACGCTGGACAAGTGTGGCGTCTGCCAGGGGGACGGAAGCAGCTGCACCCACGTGACAGGCAACTACCGCAAGGGGAACACCCACCTGG GTTACTCTCTGGTGACCCACATCCCGGCCGGCGCCCGAGACATCCAGATTGTGGAACGGAAGAAGTCTGCGGACGTCCTAG CTCTTGCAGATGAAGCCGGCTACTACTTCTTCAATGGCAACTTCAAGGTGGACAGCCCCAAGAACTTCAACATCGCCGGCACCGTGGTCAAGTACCGGCGGCCCATGGACGTGTACGAGACGGGAATCGAGTACATCGTGGCGCAGGGGCCCACCAACCAGGGCCTGAACGTCATG gTGTGGAACCAGAACGGCAAAAGCCCTTCCATCACCTTCGAGTACACGCTGCTGCAGCCGCCGCACGCCCACCGCATCCAGCCCGTCTACTACAGCTTCTCAGAGCCCACCGCAGACAGCACGGAGAGCCAGGAGCTGgacggggctgggctggtgggctTCCTTCAGCACAACGGCTCCCTCTACGGCCAGGCCtcctcggagcagctgggcctggacAACCGACTGTTCGGCCACCGGGGCCCGGGGATCGAGCTGGGTCTGAGCAAAGGCCAGGAGACCAACGAGGTGTGCGCGCAGGCCAGCGGCAGGGCCTGCGAGGGGCCCCCCAGGGGCAAGGGCTTCCGAG ACGGCAACGCCACCGGGACGGCTCATGCGGGACACCAGGATGACCAAGAGACCGGCGCCCATTTTACCTCCCAGGAGCTCCTCTCGGCCAACGCCATCTCCGACCAGCTCCTGGACACGGACTCCGACTCCAGGGAGGTCCCCCTCAATGAGACCAGCAACAGCATCTTTGCACAGGGCGCCCCGAGGGGCTCCCCGGCCGACAGCCTCTACGTCGAGTACGAGGAGAACGAGGGAGCCGGTGCTTACCTGCTCAACGGGTCCTACCTGGAGCTGAGCACTGACAGAGTGGCCAACACCTCCTCCGAGGCCCCGTTCCCCAACGCCAGTGCCAGCCTCCCTGCCTTGGCTGGGAACAGGACGCAGAAAGCCAG GACCAGGCCCAAGACGCGCAAGCACGGCGTGAGTCCCGCGGACATGTACCGGTGGAAGCTCTCGTCCCACGAGCCCTGCAGCTCCACCTGCACCACAG GGGTCATGTCGACGTATGCCATGTGCGTCCGCTATGATGGCATCGAGGTGGACGACAGCTACTGCGACGCCCTGACCCGGCCCGAGCCTGTCCAGGAGTTCTGTGCAGGGAGGGAGTGCCAGCCCAG CTCCGTGTACAGTGACCTGTGCGAGGCGGCCGAAGCCGTGCGGCCCGAGGAGCGCAAGACGTGCCGGAACCCGGCCTGCGGGCCGCAGTGGGAGATGTCTGAGTGGTCAGAG TGCACGGCCAAGTGTGGGGAACGCAGCGTGGTGACCAGGGACATCCGCTGCTCGGAGGATGAGACACTGTGTGACCCCAACACCAGGCCTGTGGGGGAGAAGGACTGCACGGGCCCTCCTTGCGACCGCCAGTGGACAGTCTCCGACTGGGGGCCG TGCAGTGGGAGCTGCGGGCAGGGCCGCATGATCAGACACGTGTACTGCAAGACCAGCGACGGACGGGTGGTGCCCGAGTCTCAGTGCCAGATGGAGGCCAAGCCTCTGGCCATCCACCCCTGCGGGGACAAGAACTGCCCCGCCCACTGGCTGGCCCAGGACTGGGAACGG TGCAACACCACCTGTGGCCGAGGTGTGAAAAAGAGGCTGGTACTGTGCATGGAGCTGGCCAACGGGAAGCCGCAGACGCGCAACGGCCCCGAGTGCGGCCTGGCCAAGAAGCCCCCGGAGGAGAGCACGTGCTTCGAGAGGCCCTGCTTCAAGTGGTACACCAGCCCCTGGTCTGAG TGCACCAAGACCTGCGGGGTGGGAGTGCGGATGCGAGACGTAAAGTGCTACCAAGGCACCGACATCGTCCGGGGCTGCGACCCGCTGGTGAAGCCCGTTGGCAGACAGGCCTGTGACCTGCAGCCTTGCCCCACGGAGCCCCCAG ACGACAGCTGCCAGGACCAGCCGGGCACCAACTGCGCCCTGGCCATCAAGGTGAACCTCTGCGGCCACTGGTACTACAGCAAGGCATGCTGTCGCTCCTGCCGGCCCCCCCACTCCTAG
- the ADAMTSL2 gene encoding ADAMTS-like protein 2 isoform X2 has product MADGSLHAGPGPCWLWHLWLGVHRPQGPWARGRQARPARCSSLLLTVVGPLTQDNSPTSNSLEVGTDATAYWWGEWTKWTACSRSCGAGVTSQERHCLQQRRTSVMGTGNRTCTGTSKRYQLCRVQECPPDGRSFREEQCISFNSRVYNGRTHQWKPLYPDDYVHISSKPCDLHCTTVDGQRQLMVPARDGTSCKLADLRGVCVSGKCEPIGCDGVLFSTHTLDKCGVCQGDGSSCTHVTGNYRKGNTHLGYSLVTHIPAGARDIQIVERKKSADVLALADEAGYYFFNGNFKVDSPKNFNIAGTVVKYRRPMDVYETGIEYIVAQGPTNQGLNVMVWNQNGKSPSITFEYTLLQPPHAHRIQPVYYSFSEPTADSTESQELDGAGLVGFLQHNGSLYGQASSEQLGLDNRLFGHRGPGIELGLSKGQETNEVCAQASGRACEGPPRGKGFRDGNATGTAHAGHQDDQETGAHFTSQELLSANAISDQLLDTDSDSREVPLNETSNSIFAQGAPRGSPADSLYVEYEENEGAGAYLLNGSYLELSTDRVANTSSEAPFPNASASLPALAGNRTQKARTRPKTRKHGVSPADMYRWKLSSHEPCSSTCTTGVMSTYAMCVRYDGIEVDDSYCDALTRPEPVQEFCAGRECQPRWETSSWSECSRTCGEGYQFRIVRCWKMLSPGFDSSVYSDLCEAAEAVRPEERKTCRNPACGPQWEMSEWSECTAKCGERSVVTRDIRCSEDETLCDPNTRPVGEKDCTGPPCDRQWTVSDWGPCSGSCGQGRMIRHVYCKTSDGRVVPESQCQMEAKPLAIHPCGDKNCPAHWLAQDWERCNTTCGRGVKKRLVLCMELANGKPQTRNGPECGLAKKPPEESTCFERPCFKWYTSPWSECTKTCGVGVRMRDVKCYQGTDIVRGCDPLVKPVGRQACDLQPCPTEPPDDSCQDQPGTNCALAIKVNLCGHWYYSKACCRSCRPPHS; this is encoded by the exons ATGGCAGATGGCAGCCTTCACGCTGGGCCTGGTCCCTGCTGGCTGTGGCACTTGTGGCTGGGGGTGCATCGTCCACAGGGGCCGTG GGCACGGGGACGGCAGGCCCGTCCGGCCAGGTGCTCCAGCCTCCTTCTAACTGTCGTGGGGCCTCTCACCCAGGACAACAGCCCAACATCCAACAGCCTGGAGGTGGGCACCGATGCCACCGCCTACTGGTGGGGAGAGTGGACCAAGTGGACGGCGTGTTCCCGCAGCTGCGGGGCTGGGGTGACATCCCAGGAGCGGCACTGCCTGCAGCAGAG GAGGACGTCTGTCATGGGCACTGGGAACCGGACCTGCACGGGCACGTCCAAGAGGTACCAGCTCTGCAGAGTACAG GAGTGTCCGCCGGACGGGAGGAGCTTCCGCGAGGAGCAGTGCATCTCCTTCAACTCCCGTGTGTACAACGGGCGGACGCACCAGTGGAAGCCGCTCTATCCTG ATGACTATGTGCACATCTCCAGCAAGCCGTGCGACCTGCACTGCACCACCGTGGACGGCCAGCGCCAACTCATGGTCCCCGCCCGCGACGGCACGTCCTGCAAGCTTGCCGACCTGCGAGGGGTCTGCGTGTCTGGAAAATGTGAG CCCATCGGCTGTGACGGGGTGCTCTTCTCCACCCACACGCTGGACAAGTGTGGCGTCTGCCAGGGGGACGGAAGCAGCTGCACCCACGTGACAGGCAACTACCGCAAGGGGAACACCCACCTGG GTTACTCTCTGGTGACCCACATCCCGGCCGGCGCCCGAGACATCCAGATTGTGGAACGGAAGAAGTCTGCGGACGTCCTAG CTCTTGCAGATGAAGCCGGCTACTACTTCTTCAATGGCAACTTCAAGGTGGACAGCCCCAAGAACTTCAACATCGCCGGCACCGTGGTCAAGTACCGGCGGCCCATGGACGTGTACGAGACGGGAATCGAGTACATCGTGGCGCAGGGGCCCACCAACCAGGGCCTGAACGTCATG gTGTGGAACCAGAACGGCAAAAGCCCTTCCATCACCTTCGAGTACACGCTGCTGCAGCCGCCGCACGCCCACCGCATCCAGCCCGTCTACTACAGCTTCTCAGAGCCCACCGCAGACAGCACGGAGAGCCAGGAGCTGgacggggctgggctggtgggctTCCTTCAGCACAACGGCTCCCTCTACGGCCAGGCCtcctcggagcagctgggcctggacAACCGACTGTTCGGCCACCGGGGCCCGGGGATCGAGCTGGGTCTGAGCAAAGGCCAGGAGACCAACGAGGTGTGCGCGCAGGCCAGCGGCAGGGCCTGCGAGGGGCCCCCCAGGGGCAAGGGCTTCCGAG ACGGCAACGCCACCGGGACGGCTCATGCGGGACACCAGGATGACCAAGAGACCGGCGCCCATTTTACCTCCCAGGAGCTCCTCTCGGCCAACGCCATCTCCGACCAGCTCCTGGACACGGACTCCGACTCCAGGGAGGTCCCCCTCAATGAGACCAGCAACAGCATCTTTGCACAGGGCGCCCCGAGGGGCTCCCCGGCCGACAGCCTCTACGTCGAGTACGAGGAGAACGAGGGAGCCGGTGCTTACCTGCTCAACGGGTCCTACCTGGAGCTGAGCACTGACAGAGTGGCCAACACCTCCTCCGAGGCCCCGTTCCCCAACGCCAGTGCCAGCCTCCCTGCCTTGGCTGGGAACAGGACGCAGAAAGCCAG GACCAGGCCCAAGACGCGCAAGCACGGCGTGAGTCCCGCGGACATGTACCGGTGGAAGCTCTCGTCCCACGAGCCCTGCAGCTCCACCTGCACCACAG GGGTCATGTCGACGTATGCCATGTGCGTCCGCTATGATGGCATCGAGGTGGACGACAGCTACTGCGACGCCCTGACCCGGCCCGAGCCTGTCCAGGAGTTCTGTGCAGGGAGGGAGTGCCAGCCCAG GTGGGAGACTAGCAGCTGGAGCGAGTGCTCGCGCACCTGCGGCGAGGGCTACCAGTTCCGCATCGTGCGCTGCTGGAAGATGCTCTCGCCCGGCTTCGACAGCTCCGTGTACAGTGACCTGTGCGAGGCGGCCGAAGCCGTGCGGCCCGAGGAGCGCAAGACGTGCCGGAACCCGGCCTGCGGGCCGCAGTGGGAGATGTCTGAGTGGTCAGAG TGCACGGCCAAGTGTGGGGAACGCAGCGTGGTGACCAGGGACATCCGCTGCTCGGAGGATGAGACACTGTGTGACCCCAACACCAGGCCTGTGGGGGAGAAGGACTGCACGGGCCCTCCTTGCGACCGCCAGTGGACAGTCTCCGACTGGGGGCCG TGCAGTGGGAGCTGCGGGCAGGGCCGCATGATCAGACACGTGTACTGCAAGACCAGCGACGGACGGGTGGTGCCCGAGTCTCAGTGCCAGATGGAGGCCAAGCCTCTGGCCATCCACCCCTGCGGGGACAAGAACTGCCCCGCCCACTGGCTGGCCCAGGACTGGGAACGG TGCAACACCACCTGTGGCCGAGGTGTGAAAAAGAGGCTGGTACTGTGCATGGAGCTGGCCAACGGGAAGCCGCAGACGCGCAACGGCCCCGAGTGCGGCCTGGCCAAGAAGCCCCCGGAGGAGAGCACGTGCTTCGAGAGGCCCTGCTTCAAGTGGTACACCAGCCCCTGGTCTGAG TGCACCAAGACCTGCGGGGTGGGAGTGCGGATGCGAGACGTAAAGTGCTACCAAGGCACCGACATCGTCCGGGGCTGCGACCCGCTGGTGAAGCCCGTTGGCAGACAGGCCTGTGACCTGCAGCCTTGCCCCACGGAGCCCCCAG ACGACAGCTGCCAGGACCAGCCGGGCACCAACTGCGCCCTGGCCATCAAGGTGAACCTCTGCGGCCACTGGTACTACAGCAAGGCATGCTGTCGCTCCTGCCGGCCCCCCCACTCCTAG